CCAGTAAATATGTGAATACCCAGTGTCCCGTGcttctcccctcccctccccatgAATGTTAGTGCAACGATCCTACTGGATCCTACCCCACTGATTGGCAGGGGGAATCATGGGAACCTGTCCATAGTCTGGGGATTCATTCCATTGGTATCAATGAAGGGTGGCACATAGGGAATTGGCATGTAACAGTTGTTCTACTGGAAATGCTGCAGATAAAATCTTTCCTAAtgtgtggaagtgtgcaagccAGTTGCCTTTGTGTGTTTTGTTCCCTACAATGACTggtgcctggcgccccctaaagGCATCTATGATAGTGGGAAGTTTCTGCAGGCGTTATTATATCcatgttaaagggcacctatggGTGGAAAACTGTTTACCCCACTGGAAGTCTGGGTTAATAGAGCCcccactctggttgggggaaacaataccctTTTGTTCAAAAAATGCTCCTAACGGGCACTGTGCCCCCAgtaacaggaggggctcccagtgtgggcggccatgttgtcaCACTAACATGCaatggtacttagtgccccagttctCCAGTGCCCGcaactgcattaatatgcaaaataatcctccaatgagaatcccatttgatttgtgtaaatctggctccctgttctgcAATTGGAGCAtaaacacagtttcccagcattaaacaagtctgtccctttatccccatgtttgATTCCTGTGTCAGATAATGAAGCAAAAATGGCACAATCcgctctatatgtaaggtaacaGCAGGAGAGCTGCTAAagtactgggaatcagcattctcattggtcagttctcttgcatctgtaattcagATTTTGATCAGTAGGCAGGtagggattctcattggaggattattttgcatattaatgtagCTGTTGGCCCCGGATCCCTCCTGTTACTGGGGGTTTAGTGCCCGTTAGGAGcatttgcacaaaatggtattgtttcccccaaccagagtatGGGCTCTATTCACCCGTGCCTCCAGTTGGGGTAAACAATTTTCcactgataggtgccctttaaagatgGCATTCTGGGAGTTGGTGCCACACTTTATACTTTAACAAGGCACTTAGCCATCCTGTAAATAACAGAGCCTGAAGGGCCCAACCCAGTCATTGCACCCAGCAGGGCCCTTCCCACACTTTATGTAGGGCCGTGACTCACACTCAGTTTCACTATCATTGGGTCACCATCACACTCGCACACTCGCACACACTCACGCTTTCATTCTAATGACTCTACCCTTTTGTGACTGAGCAGTACAGAGTATTATATACAGAGTATTAGAGTCACAAGAGGAAGAGTCATTAGAATGAAACCGTGAGTGTGTGCGAGTGTGATGGTGACCCAGTGATAGTGAAACTGAGTGTGAGTCACGGCCCTACATAAAGTGTGGGAAGGGCCCTGCTGGGTGCAATGACTGGGTTGGGCCCTTCAGGCTCTGTTATTTACAGGATGGCCTTGTTAAAGTATAAAGTGTGGGACCAGGGGGAGTAGGGGGGATTTTGGAAGATATTGGGTATGTTCTGGGCATGGAGGGGGCAGATTAAGGTGCGGGTAAATATGGAATTTAGTTGTCCTTTTTATTTATTAGGGGCCCTACGCTACTTAGTTGGAAAGGTCACCACCCAGTGGGTGCAGGTAGGAACTAATAGCAGGGATGGGTCCTGCCGAGTAGTAAGGGGCCCCAAGATGTCGGATCTCCATATATAGAAGGGGACCCTCCAACTGGGGTGTAGCTATGGGGGAAGGAGGCTGCAGGGGGcacaggagtgtagggggccctgcAGGGCATTAATTAATAGCCAGTTATTACATATTGGTAAAACAGGTCTTATGTAAGTGTTTGGGGCCCTAACtatatttgctgtggggccctatACCATCTAGTGATGCGTCTGGTTGCACCCACCCATTGGGTCACTGGGAGACGTGTGCGTAAATACTGGTGAATAATATAATAACCCGGCTTTCTCCTCATCATTACCGCTCCTGTGCACTTATTTTTCAGTGCTTGCGACAGTCTCCGCCATTACCGTAGACACGCCGAACAAAATAGTTGAAGCCGCTAGAGGGAAGAACGCCACGTTGCCCTGCACCTACCAAAGCGTGGCAGATAAAACTGGCAGCATTATTGGCTGGAAAAAATTTGATACCCAGGTAAAGACTTCCCTACCCTCAGTCGCTTTATACCTTATTCTTTATCTTATAGTCACTAATATAgtggggtaactgttaccccaatgtttctatatatctgtaaccttgttatgggctaagggggcccagcctgaaggccagttaggggggggatttggggtgagtgcttatttgtgccctgggtacccctggaactatagcagggtgactgttaccccaatgtttctatatatctgtaaccttgttatgggctaagggggcccagcctgaaggccagttagggggggatttggggtgagtgcttatttgtgccctgggtacccctggaactatagcggggtgactgttaccccaatgtttctatatatctgtaaccttgttatgggctaagggggcccagcctgaaggccagttagggggggatttggggtgagtgcttatttgtgccctgggtacccctggaactatagcagggtgactgttaccccaatgtttctatatatctgtaaccttgttatgggctaagggggcccagcctgaaggccagttagggggggatttggggtgagtgcttatttgtgccctgggtacccctggaactatagcggggtgactgttaccccaatgtttctatatatctgtaaccttgttatgggctaagggggcccagcctaaaagcaagttaggggggatttgggatgagtgcttatttgtgccctgggtacccctggaactatagcggggtgactgttaccccaatgtttctatatatctgtaaccttgttatgggctaagggggcccagcctgaaggccagttgggggggggatttggggtgagtgcttatttgtgccctgggtacccctggaactatagcagggtgactgttaccccaatgtttctatatatctgtaaccttgttatgggctaagggggcccagcctgaaggccagttagggggtgatttggggtgagtgcttatttttgccctgggtacccctggaactatagcagggtgactgttaccccaatgtttctatatatctgtaaccttgttatgggctaagggggcccagcctgaaggccagttagggggggatttggggtgagtgcttatttgtgccctgggtacccctggaactatagcggggtgactgttaccccaatgtttctagaAGGAGAGGTTAATAGTAGGCAAATATTGGCAAATAGTCACTCCCTTGTCATTTTAGTCAACATTCTGCTTGAAATGCCCAGTTAATTTGTATTTGAGTAAAATTCAGaataaaatattgatttaatATCTGTTATTTTCTGTTATAGGATGAGGTTATCTCCTACTATTCAGGTGGTGACCGCACATATGGAGATGCTTACACTGGGAGGGTGTCGTTTATCGGTGACCCGGGGGTTAATAACGTAGGGATCACCATGACTCAGCTGACTATGCAGGACAATGGCACGTACCAGTGTGAAGTTATCATCCCCAAAGATCGCAAAGGAACCCCTACTGCCAAAATGGACCTTGTTGTATTAGGTAAAGGCTCGCTCCATACCTTTAGGGAACACAAGGGGCTCTGTAGTTCTGATGGACTCACAGCACTAGGAACTGGACCCTAGGGATGTATGAGGAAAGGAGGTTCAGGTGGTTGCAGGGTGGCAGGTTGTATTGGGCagacacattaagatccgctcgtcaGGCAAGGTCataaaacaagtggatctttgcctAAGGTGGCCAATATCCGGCTAATCTGAATTCAAACGGTGGTTATACAGGCCGATGGACCCAATCAACGAGCCAATACAGTCCCTGCTCCGACGGGGaagtcaaacctgcctgatcaagatctgcccaattttattgtgtatttactttttatatttgcaCAGGGCAGTGttttctctttgtattttagACTTCTAATAGGTCTGTGTTTTTGCAGTGGCCCCGACCAAACCCATCTGTGGCATCGAAGGGACCTCCGAGTACGGACAAGACATCAAGCTGAAATGCAACTCAGTAGAAGGATCCCCGGTCCCCGACTATCAGTGGACAAGTTACAACCCCCAGAATGCACCACGGCAGCTACCACTGACATCTGTGAGGGGTGAGCCCTTgcagagggtgggggggggggggcagttctgtGCATGGCAAAGGCACCGATGGGCGCCGCTCTCTGAACCAATCCCGTGCCCTGTGACTTCTTTATGTTTAAGGCGCTTCTCTGTTTGTTCTTCTACCCTGTACAGAAGGAAGTGATCTGAAGCTGAAGAACATCTCGGCCGACACCTCTGGTTATTATATCTGTGTCTCCAAGAACAAAGTGGGGGAAGAGTCCTGTAATATCACAGTAGTAGTGATGCCACGTAAGGATCCCCCTTTGCGCAGGATCCCCTTGTGTACTTCTTGCacggttttttagttatttcattttcagttcaggagtttcagcagctaactggttgctagggtccgactTACCTTCAATTTCATATCAAACAGTTATGTATGAGCATCTGTTACCAGCTCACCCCTTAGTATGGTGGGTCCCGGGGCTCAGGCCCCAGACCTTCAGCGTTGGGAGCCAACTTAGGGAATTTTCACAAAAAGAATGGCTAGCACTATTCCAGATCGAAAACCAAGTTGAGAATAGTTTATATTAAAAGCATTCTGGGATTTATTGTTTATACACAATTGTAGCCTCTAGCTCAGCGGCTTTCAACCTGTGAatcggggcccctttgggggtcgaacgacccttttacaggggtcgcctaagaccatcggaaaacacatatttccaatggtcgctgtttatgtataaatgtgtataaacaaTAAATCCCAAAATGCTTTTAATATAAACTATTCTCAACTTGGTTTTCGCTCTGGAATAGTGCTAGCCGTTCTTTTTGTGGAAATTCCCTAAGTTACCggttagcaaccagggagtggtttggatgagagacgggtatatgactaggagagggggctgaatagaaagataaggaataaaaagtaacaataacaataaaactggagcctcacagagcaatagggtttggctgccggggtcagtgacccccatttgaaagctgcaaagaggcagaagaagaaggcaaataattcattattTGTTAGTTTTTGAAGACCAATTGATAAGTTGATTGGAACTGACCATTCTAcaagttaagttaaaggtaaaccaccccttttagtGACCCATACCAATCAGTAGAGCCAATCCAGATACTATATGTTCCATGGAACCTCATGTGACTTCAGAATCTGCAGGACCATAACCCACAGCATACCGAGAATGGCGGCTCTGCCGACCCCACTTTCCAATTCATAGGAAATTACAGCTGGggcaagttaaaggaaaagtaacactaaaaatttttaactaaaaaatctattctaccctcccccaataattgccctatcctgaaaaccatttgttgttttgaatgctttagtagaaaatacctgtaaaaaacttggctttctgtcatttgaacaaaggcgatacggcgatgccggggaaagtatcaggagatgcatcaactatgcggcaatcgattgatcgagcctagcctgacttctgtagtaggaaggagtcaggctaggctcgatcaatcgattgccgcatagttgatgcatctcctgatacttttcccggcatcgccgtatcgcctttgttcaaatgacaggaagccaagttttttacaggtattttctactaaagcattcaaaataacaaatggttttcaggatagggcaattaaaCTGATTATTTGGCCCTCTGGTCAATGATTGTTTCACaatggggggcctgggggagtCTCGATGTCCCTGTTGCTATTGGGGTGATACATTATACGGAAGGGAAACTTACATTTCTCTGTTGGAACAGCTTCGATGAACATCGGGCTCTACGCCGGGATCATTGGAGGAGGTGTAGCCGCAGTCATAGTGATCGGTATCCTCgtctactgctgctgctgccgcgACTCTGGGGATAAAGAGGATTACGAGATGGGGTAAGTTTCTCCCCTACCtctttattaagctttagttgccctttaattgagCAGACTAATACTTGATCTGGGTTACCCTACTTGGAAACCCTTGGTGGGTAGATGGTAgactgggtcggactgggccccggtgacccagacccaatccctgcccatggtcggactggggtgtccagggcatTGCGTTTATTTTATGAGGTGCAAGTTTAAGGCAGTGGGGAATGGACCCCTATTAGGGAGTCTGACCCTATATCTGCCTGCCCTCCTCTGATTGCCgaaaaagtaagtataaggtacgcacattgggggggggcggggggggggcagcaggggggccccagaagatgtatggggggccctggggtggcagccaaCACCAAAGTCCGACCCTGATGGTAGAACACATGTAAGAACTGCAGTCAGATTTCTATCACTGCCCTCGTGCTTTACCTTTGGTTCTAAAGGGGGCGGAGTCAATTGGTGACTAGTGATTAGATTTACCCCTAGGCTGATATGGGGGGGTCAAGCATTCTGGCCTTACCTGATTGGCACGACAGCCTCTCAGTATGAACCCTGAGCCAAGGGGATCAGTGAGAGCGGCTTAGTGGTGCACAGGTTCCCCCTAGTGGTCGTGTAAGGGCAGGGCAGCCATATTTCAGAGCTCTGCGCCTAAACAAGACTCTTGGTTTCCGTCATTCTCCCAGATACAGA
This sequence is a window from Xenopus tropicalis strain Nigerian chromosome 2, UCB_Xtro_10.0, whole genome shotgun sequence. Protein-coding genes within it:
- the gpa33 gene encoding cell surface A33 antigen precursor; the protein is MGTQGQRWVPYILCAVLATVSAITVDTPNKIVEAARGKNATLPCTYQSVADKTGSIIGWKKFDTQDEVISYYSGGDRTYGDAYTGRVSFIGDPGVNNVGITMTQLTMQDNGTYQCEVIIPKDRKGTPTAKMDLVVLVAPTKPICGIEGTSEYGQDIKLKCNSVEGSPVPDYQWTSYNPQNAPRQLPLTSVREGSDLKLKNISADTSGYYICVSKNKVGEESCNITVVVMPPSMNIGLYAGIIGGGVAAVIVIGILVYCCCCRDSGDKEDYEMGYRDDEEEVDPRQQNKQQMQRNQREEYDDDDGYQESKRGTGPPVPPANSKPRMLNDSADA